The Catalinimonas alkaloidigena genome segment GAACCATCATAACCGGGTAACGTCGGGACTGTGCTGGCCGCTGAAGTCCCTTTGATCTTTCGGAAAGGCCCTGAGTTACAATTGACTACAGGCCAATACGGCAAATTTAAGGTGAATCCTGTCGCGAGCCTGTTTCATTTGCTGCGTAATCTTACGAGCTTGCGGCCCGATAAAAACTTTGTAAATGCTTATGAATCACTCCGTTCGTTTCCCGGCCGAGTGGGAACCACAAAGCGGCGTGCAGCTGACATTTCCGCACAAAAACAGCGATTGGGCCGCCGATCTGGCGCAGGTCATCCCTTGCTTCGTCCGCATCGCCGAAGCAATCAGCCAACACGAGTCGCTGCTGGTCGTGTGCGATAAAGTGGCCGAGGTAGCGCCGCTGCTGGCCCATTGCGATCCCGCACGCGTCCGGTTGGTGGAGCTGCCGTCGAACGATACCTGGGCACGCGACCACAGCGGCATTACGGTACTGGAAGAGGGCAAGCCGGTTGTACTCGACTTTATGTTCAACGGGTGGGGGCTGAAATTTGCGGCCGATGCCGACAATTTGCTGACCGGCCGCTTGCATGCACACGGTCTATTTGGCGAGGCAACCTTACGCCGCCCCGGATTGGTGCTGGAAGGCGGATCGCTCGAATCGGATGGGCAGGGAACGCTGCTGACTACGACCGAGTGTCTGCTCTCGCCAAACCGAAATCCGCATCTCAGCCAGCAGGAAATCGAGCAGGAGCTGAAACATTGGTTGGGCGTGTCGCGGGTGCTTTGGTTGGAACACGGCAGTCTGGAAGGAGACGATACCGATGCCCACATCGATACCTTGGCTCGCTTCTGCGATCCGACGACCATCGCCTACGTACGCTGCGATCAGCCCGACGATCCTCATTACGAATCGTTCCGGCGCATGGAGGACGAGCTACAGGCTTTCCGCACTGCAGACGGAAAACCCTACCGCTTGGTGCCGTTGCCGTGGCCCGATGCGGTCTATGACAAAGCGGGGCAACGCCTGCCGGCAACGTACGCGAACTTCCTGATTTTGAACGAGGCCGTGCTGCTGCCGCTGTACAACGTGCCGCAGGATGCGGAAGCGTTGCGCATCACACAGGAAATCTTTCCGGATCACGAAGTCGTTGGAATTGATTGTTCACCACTGGTGTTACAACACGGCTCGCTCCACTGCGTAACCATGCAGTATCCGACGGGCGTATTGAACTTCAAGTGATCTTCGGACAACCCTATTTCTATTCTGATTTATGACTTCACTGAAAGTAGGTCTGGTACAACAGGCCTGTAATCGCGACAAAAACCACAACATCGAAAAGAGCATCGCGGGCATTCGCGAGTGTGCGGCACGCGGGGCCGAACTGGTCGTGCTACAGGAACTGCATACCAACATCTATTTCTGCCAGGCCGAGTCGGTCGAGATGTTCAATCTGGCGGAGCCGATTCCGGGTGAATCGACGCAGCGTTTCGGCGAGGTGGCCAAAGAACTGGGCATCGTGCTGGTAACGTCGTTGTTCGAACGGCGGGCTCCCGGCTTGTACCACAACACGGCCGTGGTGCTGGAGCGCGACGGGTCCATCGCCGGAAAATACCGGAAGATGCACATCCCCGACGATCCGGCCTATTACGAAAAATTTTACTTCACGCCCGGCGACCTGGGCTTCCATCCGATCGAAACGTCGGTCGGACGGCTGGGCGTATTGGTTTGCTGGGATCAGTGGTATCCAGAAGCTGCCCGGCTGATGGCGATGGGAGGAGCCGATCTGCTGATCTACCCGACGGCCATTGGTTGGGACCGGAAGGACGAATTCAGCGAGCACACCCGCCAGCGCGACGCCTGGGAAATTTCGCAGCGCGGTCACGCCGTCGCCAACGGCATTCCGGTGATTGCGGTGAACCGGGTCGGTTTTGAAGAAGATTTCTCGGGCATCACCGAAGGCATCCAGTTCTGGGGGCACAGCTTCGTGGCGGGTTCGCAGGGCGAACTGCTGGCCGTTGCCTCGGGCGATCAGGAAGAGAATATGGTGGTGGAACTGGACCGGACGCGCAGCGAGAATGTCCGCCGCATCTGGCCGTTCTTCCGCGACCGCCGGATCGACGCTTACCAGGACATCACCCAGCGTTTTCTTGTGTAACCAACCCACAAGCCACGAGTTAAAAGGGCTGACGCTTTTGAGCATCAGCCCTTTTTTATGCAGAGGCCAGTAGTTCGCATTGGGCAAAGGCTCCGGCCAGGCGCTCGGCGGCTTTGGTAATCTGCTGGTCGGTAAAAGCGGCATAGCCTAATACCAGCGCGGGCGGTTGCCGGTGTTGCAGCGTGTAATTGGACAATGCTGGCGCGACAATCCCGTGTTGCGCCAACATGGCAGATACCTCCTGATCGTTCACCGTCTCGGGTAACCAGGCTAGCAGGTTCATCCCTGCATCGGAGCTGGTGAGCGTTTGCAGCGCCGGTAGCTTTTCCAACAGGCTAGCCAGCAACGCCTGCCGGTGGCTGTAGAGTTGGCGCATGCGGCGGATGTGTCGTTCGAAATGCCCCTCTTCCATAAAACGGGTGAGGATCAGCTGTTCTACGAGCGGACTTTGCTGATCCAGAAGCGCCTTGCCCCGGGTGAACGCGTGCGCGGTCTGTGCATCAGGAAGAATCAAATAGGCCATCCGGAGCGCCGGGAACAGCGTTTTGCTGAATGTGCCGATGTAGACCACCCGCCCGGCCTGGTCCATCCCTTGCAGCGACGGCAGCGGTTTGCCCGAATAGCGCAATTCGCTGTCGTAATCGTCTTCGATGATCCACCCCTCGTGCTGTTCGGCCCATTGTAACAGGCATTTGCGGGTGGGGTAGGGCAGGGTGCCGCCCATCGGATATTGATGCGAAGGGGTTACGTACGCCACTCGCGCCTCCGGGTACTGCGAAATCGCAAAATCCAGATCGATCCCTTCCCGCCCAACCGGTACCGGACAGGCAACGCCCCCGGCGGCCGTCAGAATGGTACGTGCGGTGGCATAGCCCGGATCTTCCATCCAGAACGGGTCACCCGGCCGCAAGAGCAGCGCGCCCGCCAGGTAAAGCGCCTGCTGTGTGCCCTGCACGATGATGACCTGTTCAGGACTGCACCGCACCGCCCGGTTGACCTGCACATATTTTGCAATGGCTTCGCGCAACGGCAGGTAGCCGGCGGGGTTGCCGTAGCTTAGATGATACAGGTGCAACTCACGATAAACCTGCGCGGCCAGGCGACTCCAGACGGGAAACGGAAAGTCGCGCAGTGAAGGAACCGACGTTTGGAAGGGCACAAACTTTTCTGGCACAAAGCAGCCGGTGTGCTGAGGAATGGCTTGTTGAAAAGCCGTGTGGTTCGGCAAGCGGTTGCGTTGTGGCGTCGGTACCACCAAAGGTTGTTCGGGCAACAACGTCGGATTTTGGGGCGCTACGTAGGTGCCCGATCCGGTTTTTGCAACGAGGTACCCTTCGAGTAAAAGCTGCTCAAACGCCAGCATGACCACATTGCGCGAGATGCCCCACTCAGAGGCCAGCGTGCGCGTCGCGGGTAGGCGGCGGTTGGGTTGCAGGCGTCCCTCTTCGATGGCCGTACGCAGAAACGCGTACAGCTGCTGGTGCAGGGGACAATCCCGGTCGCGGTCGAGGCGGAGGCCCGGCAGATCGATTTGTGGTGCGCTTTTGCTCATGAGATGAGAAGGAGGTTGGAAGAAGGTGACGATAGGAGGATCTGGTAATGGCCCTATGAAATAGTATAATAATGGCTCTTTTTAGGTGGCCATTATTGAGCCAAATTTGCAAAGAAATCGCGAGGAATTCCAGCTTTTTCGGCCGACAAAACCGCAAGAATCGGGTGTTGTGGCCGAAGGCGAGGTTTCAATTTTGGTGCACCAAATCCCCGTTCTTCAACCCTAATCGTTTGCCATTATGAAATTGCTATACAGTCCGTTGGTAGCCGGCTTGCTCTCGGCAACGCTCTGGCTTCAAAGTTTCTATCTTTTTGCCCAACCTCGTTTACCGACTTCGCAGTATGTGCCCGACAAAGGCTACTGGGAAGTGTCCGTCAATCCGAAAGGGCGCTACACCACCGTCGCATTTTTTGACCAAGACCGGCAACTGCTGTACGAGGAGAAGCTCTGGGGGCAATACATTGACCTGACCGAGAAGAATCGCGCGCATCTGGATGCGCTTCTTGCCCAGATGTTACAGCAACACCTGGTAGCCAATGCCGTGAAAACGAAGGCCTTGCAACAGTTGCCGTTGCGTTCGTTGCGTACGCTTCCTGCCGAAGCGCTTCGAAATGAAGTGGCCGCGACCAAGCAAAACCTGGAGGCGGCCGAGAGGCCCGTCGACCTGAGCATGGTGGTCCGCAAAGGACCCGCGGTGTTGCAGGTGTTTATGAAAAATCCGCTACAGCGCATGGTGTTTCTGCAACTCCGCAACGACAAAGGCAAGGTCTTCTACGAGGAAAATAGTCGCCAGGTGGCCTATAACCGACGGTTCCAACTGGCCGATCTGCCCGACGGCACGTACCATTTTGTGGTCAAAGCCAAAGGCAAGCGCCTGCAACGCGTGATGTTTATGGAGGCGGGGCAACTGCACCTTCTGTCGGAGGAGCTACCGCCGCCGACCGAGCCGCACTACGCCGACTATTTGCAAAAGGAAGCATTGGGCGAAGCCCAGATCAAGTGATGACAGATCGTTTTGTTCTGAAGCATCCGGGAAAAACGGTCCATTGCTTCCTGATCGTCAGGCGTCACTTCAATGAGTTCGCCGCTGCAGGTATACAAGTTCGGAAACGAGCTGAAGATAGGGGAGTAGAGCCAGATGGCGGTTTGCCCCTTGAAATCGACCCAACAGATCGTGAGTCCGGGATCTGCTTCTTGCGCCAGCCACGTCTCGCGTCTCGCGTTCAGCCACGCCAACTCGTCCATCGGGTTTGGCGTTCCACAGACTTCGGGCTGGGGCGTCGGCGCATGGCAGCCACTGCACAGAGCCAGTAGCACGGCAACGTAGAAAACGTGCTTCATGGAGGGAGGGGTTTTTCGGAAAGACGTAACCGTAGCGTGGTGTGCGGCGTCGGGCGTATAAAAATCGGACTTGAAGTGCAACGGGGCCGGTATGGTTCCAGGGGCGTCGGTTGGCCTCGAAGCGGGCGCCCTATGGATTCACGCGAGTGTGAGCCGCATTTCGTACTGATCGATGAAAACCGTCAGACCAAGGCTTTCCAGAAACGAAATGGCGTCGGGATGGCGGCGGTCTACGTTCAATACCCGGAGCGGTTCGTTGCGCAAACTCCCGAGGTACAACATCAGGAACGTGCCCCAGCCCTGGCGCCGTCGGTCAGGCCGAATGGCCAATTGCGCTACCTGATTGGTTTCAGGGATGTACATCGCTCCGCCGATCAGATCGTTTTGGTGATAAAGTCCCCAGATTTCCCGTTGATCGGGCGCACGGACCAGCACATCGGCGTGGTTTTGCCAGGCCGGTGGGGTCGCTTGCCAGGCGGCTAGGGTAGGCCAGCGGTCGAAGGACAAGGCCTCGATTTTGCCGCCGGAAGGCAGCTGGGCAGGTGGTTGGACCCAGCCCTGAAAACAGGCCAGCGTCCGCTCCGTACGAAAGCCGCTGTTTTTATAACTCCGCAACGCGGGCAGGTTCGGCGTAAGCACTTCGAGCAGGCATTGTTCTACATGCGCTGCCTGCAAGTGGGGGCGAAGCCACTCGTACATGAGTTGCGTAAAATGGCGTCCGCGCTGGGCGGGGACGACTCCGGTGCCCCCGTTGTAGGCCGTTTTCTTTCCCTGCCAGGTGCCGATGCTGTTCAGGATAAAACCCGCCAGACGGCCGTCGACCATTACGCCGGCAGACAAGGCCGGATCGAAACCATCGGCCTTCAGCTTACGGGCAAAGCGTTCCGTAGACGGAAACATGGGAATCAAATAGTCGGAAAACGCTTCCAGAAACGTTGCATGCAACTCATCGAGCGGCACGTCGACTAAACTTTGACAGTGCATAGCTGCAAAATTAGCACATTGCCAACCACCGTGCCGGGTTTCAGGGGCTTACCCTTCTAGTTCGGCTTCGGCAGCAGCCTCTACCTCGTCGCGCTCGCCGGTGTAGAGGGTATCCACCTCGTGGGCGTCCCAGCCTTGCTCGCGAAGCCAGCGGGCCAGTGTGGCCTTGTAACCGTGCGTCACGTAGATGTGTTCGGCCTCGGTAGCACGAATGGTCTCCAGCAGTCCGTCCCAGTCAGCGTGGTCGGAGAGGACAAACCCACGATCGACCGCCCGCCGCCGCCGTACCCCCCGCATCGCCATCCAGCCGGAAGCCAGCCCGGTTGCGTACGGGGCAAATTTGCGCATCCACGGCGTGTTGAGCGCCGAGGGAGGCGCCACAATCATCGCCTGCCGGAACTGATCTTTTTTCAGGTCGCCCGTAATGCGCGGAAACTCGGGCAGGGCCATTTCGTCTTGCCGCAGCGCAGCGTTTACGTTGAATACCGCTCCGTGTACCCACACGGGTCCGATGGAAAGGTCGAGCATGCCCAGGAGCCGTTGTGCTTTGCCGAGGGCGTATCCAAACAGACAACTGGCCACGCCGTGGGCGCTGTTTTCGCGCCACCATTGGTTCAGCTCGGCTTTGAGTTCTTCCTGCGGCTGCCAACGAAACACCGGCAACCCGAACGTCGATTCCGTCACGAACGAATGGCACCGGACCGGCTCGAAGGCTTCGATCAGGCCGTCGGGTTCGGTTTTGTAGTCGCCCGACACCACCCAGACTTCGCCTTTGTACTCAATGCGAACCTGCGCCGAGCCGCGGATGTGTCCGGCCGGATGCAACGAGACGCGTACGCCGTTGATCAGACGTTCTTCCTGATAGTCAACCGTTTCCAGGTTTATGTCTTCTCCCAACCGCAGGCGGAGGATGTGTTGCGAGTGGTGGTGCGCTACGTAAAGACGACTGCCGGGACGGGCGTGGTCGGCGTGGGCGTGCGTCAGCACGGCGCGGTCGACCGGTTGCCAGGGATCGATGTAAAAATCGCCGGCGGCGCAGTAGATGCCGCGGTCGGTAAATTCCAGAAGAGAGCGGTGGGCCATAGGACTTTAACTGCCGAGGCCCCTCTAAGGTTGTCGGCAAAGGCCCTGAGACGTGAACCTAAATGACGAAACCGAGGTATTATTACGGAACGAAACTTGATTTTGCTTTATGATGGAGACGCTGCTTACGCCGGCGAAGCTGGAAACGGCGCTTTCGTACGAACAGTACCGCGCCCTGATCGACCGCCTGTTGGAAGACGAAAAGACGACGGGCCCCGACCATTCCCCCACCAAGATTGATTATACCAAACTGAATGTACACCGCATGAACCGCCTGGACCGGACCACGGTGCTGAACGACGACCTGCGGCAGACGTTGCTGCAACTGTCCGAATCGTACACGTGGCTGGTACTCACGGAGGCGTGGTGTGGCGATGCCGCGCAGGTGATTCCGGTGTTTTATAAAATCGCGGAATCGTCGCCCCACATCACGCTCAAGCTGCTGCTGCGCGACGAAAATCTGGACCTGATGGATCAGTTTCTGACCAACGGCGGGCGCTCCATTCCCAAGCTGATCTGCCTTCGCGATTCCGACGGCGCGGTGGTGGCCACCTGGGGACCAAAGCCCGCCCCGGCACAGGAAATGTTGCGGGAGTTCAAAGCCCACGGCGACGGTGACTACAAGGCCTTTTCTGAACGGCTGCACGGCTGGTATGCCAAAGACCGCACCCAGACGACGCAACAGGAACTGCTGGAATTGGTGAAGGCGTTGAGCGCCTGAAGAACGTAGCCGCAAAAAAAGCCCGCTCTGCATTGGCAAAGCGGGCTTTTTTTGTGGCGCGATTTGTTACCGACCCATGCCTTGCAGCATGGCAGGATCGAAATCTTCTACCTTGTATTCGCTGGGAACGGTGAACACCGCATCGGGAACCGACTCTTTCGAAACGTTCGTCGCGGTCATCTCCATCGAAAACATGGGCGTTTCCATCGTGATGGCCAGCGGGGTGCCGTCAATGTCTTTGTAGAAAATGTTCATGCCCCCGGTGCTTCCCTGCATTTTCGAGAGTTGCAGCGCCGGTGTCGCCCAGATCGTTTGCTTCTGCGTAACGCCCGACTGCGGGTCTTTCACCGAAACCACGTATTTCTTGCAGTTGTAGCCCGCAATGCTGCGCGTCTCGTCGGTCTTTTCGACCGAAACGTTTTCCTGTTGGTCGTTCTGGTCCTGCATTTTAATGCGGAACGCCTTTTTCTGCGAAGGAAGCATCAGGTACGATACCCGCTCGTCGTTCAGCATTAGCACGTCGTTCATCATGGCGGCGTCGGACTTCATCCGGACTTTGCCCTCTTTCATTTGCAGATCGTACGATTTGGGCATCATGGCGGCCAGCTGCTGCGCATTGCTACCCGAAACTTTGATCGAATAGTTGATCCGGCCTTCAAAATCCTGGGCGTGCGCGAAGCTGACGAGCCCAATCAACAGAAGCAGGAACCCATAGCGGATAAGTTTCATGAGAATAAGAAGTTACGTAACACTCGATGTTGAGAATCTGCCGAAGATACGCCGATTTTACGGAATGTAAAAATCGAAGACGAGGTCGTTCATGCATTTGAAATGGCCCTTAGGACACTTGCTATAGCCGATTTTGGAGCACGGACGGCAGGCCAGGCGGTTGTTTTCGAACACCACGAAACGGGTCCGGTATGGGTACATGCCGAACAGCGGGGTGGTGTTGCCCCAGATGGAATACACGGGTTTCTGGAATGCCGCCGCAATGTGCATCAGCCCCGTATCGTGCGAAAAGACGGCGCGCGCGCCTTTGATCAGCGAGGCCGACTGGTTCAGGTTGTATTGCCCGCAGGCGTTGTACACCAGCGACTTTTTGTTGAGCTCGCGCAGCCCTTCTTCGTAATTGGCCGATTGGGCATGGCGCTCGAAGAACCGGGTGATCTCTTCGCCGTTGGCGCGATCTTCCGGCCCACCCAGCAGAATGATGGGCTTGTTGATCTTGTCGCACAGTTCGATCATGCGGGTGACGGGCAACTTTTTGGTGTTGTGCTGCCCTCCGATGGCGTACACCACGTACTCCTGCTGGTGCGTTTCCGGCAGCCAGTCGCGCTCTACTTCGTCGCGGTACGGAATAAAGTAGTCGAGCCCTTCTTCATCCGGTACTACGCCCAGCGGACGGGCGGCTTCCAGGTAGCGGTCCACAATGTGAACGTGCGGTAGGCGGTTGATTTTCAGGTTGACGTAGAGCCACTTTTCACGGTTCAGTTTGTTGAACGTTCGCGAAGGCACGCCAAGCCGTTGTTTGATAAGCCAGGTCCGGAGGTTGTGGTGCAGGTCGATCAGGAAATCGAACCGTTCGGCCTTGAGCTGTTGCACCAGCGGCTCCAGTTTCTCTTCCAGGAGGTGTACTTTGTCGACGTACGGATTATCCTCCACCAGCAGCCCGTATTGCTTCTTTGTACAGAAATGAACTTCAGCGTCAGGAACCTGCTTTTTAACGGCGCGGATCACCGGCGTGGTCAGGACGATGTCGCCGATGGAAGAAAAGCGAATGATGAGGATCTTCAAGGGTATAGCCTGTTGAGGCCGTAAAAGTAAAGCCTGAGGGCAATACAAACGTTGGACGTTACACTTTTTGACGGATTTTGGCCTGCCAGAACGCCCGGATGAACGGCCACGGTGGCACGGACGCCATCACCTGCAGGTCTTCTCCGAAAGAAGTTTCTTCGTCGAGAAAACGCAACAGCCGCTCGGTCGGATTGTGGCGGAACAGGTCCGTAAAAATGGGGGCGGCCCGTTCGCCGTGGCGGTAGAGGATCTGCAGCAGCATGGTGTCGAAAGTGCGGTAGCGGGCCGGGGCCTGGTACCCGTGAAATGGCTGGTTGTTTTGCACGAGTGCGTCGGTGATGCGCTGTGCGTCGTGCTGGGCGCGTAAAAACGTGTAGCCGGTCGAGGGTTTGGTCAGCCCCCCGCGCGTGCCCAGGTTCAGCACGTGTGCTCCGGCGTTGCGCGCAAACGGATGGTCCCACATCGGGATGATGCCTTTCTCCTCTTCCAGAATGGAGTACTCCGTGACGCCCAGCACCTGCGTCAGGTACGCGTGCAGGGCTTCGTCGTACGCCGCTTCCGGCAGGAGGTCGGCCGAAAAAAGGGTGTATTCGACCAGCGCCTGGCGTGGCGAAAACGGCAAGACGTACATAAACCGCATAACACCTCGCTGGGGCGTACGGAAATCGAACAGGGTAGGGCAGTCGGGTGTGAAATAGTCGTGCGGCGTTTCG includes the following:
- a CDS encoding thioredoxin family protein; amino-acid sequence: MMETLLTPAKLETALSYEQYRALIDRLLEDEKTTGPDHSPTKIDYTKLNVHRMNRLDRTTVLNDDLRQTLLQLSESYTWLVLTEAWCGDAAQVIPVFYKIAESSPHITLKLLLRDENLDLMDQFLTNGGRSIPKLICLRDSDGAVVATWGPKPAPAQEMLREFKAHGDGDYKAFSERLHGWYAKDRTQTTQQELLELVKALSA
- a CDS encoding DUF4412 domain-containing protein, coding for MKLIRYGFLLLLIGLVSFAHAQDFEGRINYSIKVSGSNAQQLAAMMPKSYDLQMKEGKVRMKSDAAMMNDVLMLNDERVSYLMLPSQKKAFRIKMQDQNDQQENVSVEKTDETRSIAGYNCKKYVVSVKDPQSGVTQKQTIWATPALQLSKMQGSTGGMNIFYKDIDGTPLAITMETPMFSMEMTATNVSKESVPDAVFTVPSEYKVEDFDPAMLQGMGR
- a CDS encoding ligase-associated DNA damage response exonuclease translates to MAHRSLLEFTDRGIYCAAGDFYIDPWQPVDRAVLTHAHADHARPGSRLYVAHHHSQHILRLRLGEDINLETVDYQEERLINGVRVSLHPAGHIRGSAQVRIEYKGEVWVVSGDYKTEPDGLIEAFEPVRCHSFVTESTFGLPVFRWQPQEELKAELNQWWRENSAHGVASCLFGYALGKAQRLLGMLDLSIGPVWVHGAVFNVNAALRQDEMALPEFPRITGDLKKDQFRQAMIVAPPSALNTPWMRKFAPYATGLASGWMAMRGVRRRRAVDRGFVLSDHADWDGLLETIRATEAEHIYVTHGYKATLARWLREQGWDAHEVDTLYTGERDEVEAAAEAELEG
- a CDS encoding carbon-nitrogen hydrolase, which codes for MTSLKVGLVQQACNRDKNHNIEKSIAGIRECAARGAELVVLQELHTNIYFCQAESVEMFNLAEPIPGESTQRFGEVAKELGIVLVTSLFERRAPGLYHNTAVVLERDGSIAGKYRKMHIPDDPAYYEKFYFTPGDLGFHPIETSVGRLGVLVCWDQWYPEAARLMAMGGADLLIYPTAIGWDRKDEFSEHTRQRDAWEISQRGHAVANGIPVIAVNRVGFEEDFSGITEGIQFWGHSFVAGSQGELLAVASGDQEENMVVELDRTRSENVRRIWPFFRDRRIDAYQDITQRFLV
- a CDS encoding PLP-dependent aminotransferase family protein: MSKSAPQIDLPGLRLDRDRDCPLHQQLYAFLRTAIEEGRLQPNRRLPATRTLASEWGISRNVVMLAFEQLLLEGYLVAKTGSGTYVAPQNPTLLPEQPLVVPTPQRNRLPNHTAFQQAIPQHTGCFVPEKFVPFQTSVPSLRDFPFPVWSRLAAQVYRELHLYHLSYGNPAGYLPLREAIAKYVQVNRAVRCSPEQVIIVQGTQQALYLAGALLLRPGDPFWMEDPGYATARTILTAAGGVACPVPVGREGIDLDFAISQYPEARVAYVTPSHQYPMGGTLPYPTRKCLLQWAEQHEGWIIEDDYDSELRYSGKPLPSLQGMDQAGRVVYIGTFSKTLFPALRMAYLILPDAQTAHAFTRGKALLDQQSPLVEQLILTRFMEEGHFERHIRRMRQLYSHRQALLASLLEKLPALQTLTSSDAGMNLLAWLPETVNDQEVSAMLAQHGIVAPALSNYTLQHRQPPALVLGYAAFTDQQITKAAERLAGAFAQCELLASA
- a CDS encoding FAD-dependent oxidoreductase, whose translation is MSTYDYILVGGGMAGLTLAYHLAERGLLRDRTLLVLERAPKTTNDRTWCFWTQKPTLFEPIVYRDWQRVAFVSETWHRILPLGAYRYQMIRASDFYRFAQERLAREPNVTWQQAEVVHVQDTPDGVDVRTADGTTHRGRWGFDSRFSPGDVVRDTQRRHYLSQHFKGWIVETPHDYFTPDCPTLFDFRTPQRGVMRFMYVLPFSPRQALVEYTLFSADLLPEAAYDEALHAYLTQVLGVTEYSILEEEKGIIPMWDHPFARNAGAHVLNLGTRGGLTKPSTGYTFLRAQHDAQRITDALVQNNQPFHGYQAPARYRTFDTMLLQILYRHGERAAPIFTDLFRHNPTERLLRFLDEETSFGEDLQVMASVPPWPFIRAFWQAKIRQKV
- a CDS encoding GNAT family N-acetyltransferase, with product MHCQSLVDVPLDELHATFLEAFSDYLIPMFPSTERFARKLKADGFDPALSAGVMVDGRLAGFILNSIGTWQGKKTAYNGGTGVVPAQRGRHFTQLMYEWLRPHLQAAHVEQCLLEVLTPNLPALRSYKNSGFRTERTLACFQGWVQPPAQLPSGGKIEALSFDRWPTLAAWQATPPAWQNHADVLVRAPDQREIWGLYHQNDLIGGAMYIPETNQVAQLAIRPDRRRQGWGTFLMLYLGSLRNEPLRVLNVDRRHPDAISFLESLGLTVFIDQYEMRLTLA
- a CDS encoding glycosyltransferase family 9 protein, translated to MKILIIRFSSIGDIVLTTPVIRAVKKQVPDAEVHFCTKKQYGLLVEDNPYVDKVHLLEEKLEPLVQQLKAERFDFLIDLHHNLRTWLIKQRLGVPSRTFNKLNREKWLYVNLKINRLPHVHIVDRYLEAARPLGVVPDEEGLDYFIPYRDEVERDWLPETHQQEYVVYAIGGQHNTKKLPVTRMIELCDKINKPIILLGGPEDRANGEEITRFFERHAQSANYEEGLRELNKKSLVYNACGQYNLNQSASLIKGARAVFSHDTGLMHIAAAFQKPVYSIWGNTTPLFGMYPYRTRFVVFENNRLACRPCSKIGYSKCPKGHFKCMNDLVFDFYIP
- a CDS encoding agmatine/peptidylarginine deiminase; this translates as MNHSVRFPAEWEPQSGVQLTFPHKNSDWAADLAQVIPCFVRIAEAISQHESLLVVCDKVAEVAPLLAHCDPARVRLVELPSNDTWARDHSGITVLEEGKPVVLDFMFNGWGLKFAADADNLLTGRLHAHGLFGEATLRRPGLVLEGGSLESDGQGTLLTTTECLLSPNRNPHLSQQEIEQELKHWLGVSRVLWLEHGSLEGDDTDAHIDTLARFCDPTTIAYVRCDQPDDPHYESFRRMEDELQAFRTADGKPYRLVPLPWPDAVYDKAGQRLPATYANFLILNEAVLLPLYNVPQDAEALRITQEIFPDHEVVGIDCSPLVLQHGSLHCVTMQYPTGVLNFK